The DNA sequence TAACCAAGTCGCTAGAGCGAAACATCTGTATTCTCTCAGTATACAGACTAATATTTCCTGTGCTTAGGGACTGATTCCCTACTATCCACTGTGGCAAACAAAACGAACATAACAAGAAGAACGACGTAAGAAAGACAAGAAACTGCCAGAGGAGTTGGACAAGCTCTATTGAAGCTGTAACAACTAGCTGTTAGAGATCAACCCAGAAGACATATATTAGAACTTGCTTCAGAATCTTTCCTGCGAGTACACTAAGTTCAACGATGGTTTGTTAAAACCTGCAGTAAACAGAACGATAGTCTGTTACTCCTACAATAAAGAGAACGATAGTCTGTTACTCCTACAATAAAGAGAACGATAGTCTGTTACTCCTACAATAAAGAGAACGATAGTCTGTTACTCCTACAATAAAGAGAACGATAGTCTGTTACTCCTACAATAAAGAGAACGATAGTCTGTTACTCCTACAATAAAGAGAACGATAGTCTGTTACTCCTACAATAAAGAGAACGATAGTCTGTTACTCCTACAATAAAGAGAACGATAGTCTGTTACTCCTACAATAAAGAGAACGATAGTCTGTTACTCCTACAATAAAGAGAACGATAGTCTGTTACTCCTACAATAAAGAGAACGATAGTCTGTTACTCCTACAATAAAGAGAACGATAGTCTGTTACTCCTACAATAAAGAGAACGATAGTCTGTTACTCCTACAATAAAGAGAACGATAGTCTGTTACTCCTACAATAAAGAGAACGATAGTCTGTTACTCCTACAATAAAGAGAACGATAGTCTGTTACTCCTACAATAAAGAGAACGATAGTCTGTTACTCCTACAATAAAGAGAACGATAGTCTGTTACTCCTACAATAAAGAGAACGATAGTCTGTTACTCCTACAATAAAGAGAACGATAGTCTGTTACTCCTACAATAAAGAGAACGATAGTCTGTTACTCCTACAATAAAGAGAACGATAGTCTGTTACTCCTACAATAAAGAGAACGATAGTCTGTTACTCCTACAATAAACAGAAAACAGCTGGGTTGTTCCTGCAGGAGGTTAAGAGAGTACTATTTCCCTTCAAGTTCACGTCACCTCAAGAATGAGTTGGCAGTGAAATTCCAGGTGTGGAAGGCAGTAATTAGCGGTTGTGGTTCAGGTGTTAGGTGAGATGCTGATGGTATATAAGCGATGCCTGGTGGACAGTGTCACCTGTGACTGCCCTGACAGGAGGATTCCTTGTACCTAGAGAAGATGGTCTCCAGAACTGTGAGTGTTGTCTAGTGTATTTGTATTCTAGACGGACGCTATGTGAGAAAAATGGCCCTCTTGCGGTGCTGAACACTGCTTCCTAGGCTGAACACTTGCTCCTAGGCTGAATACTGCCTCCTAGGCTGAACACTAGGTCCTAGGCTGAACACTTGCTCCTAGGCTGAACACTGCCTCCTAGGCTGAACACTACCTCCTAGGCTGAACACTTGCTCCTAGGCTGAACACTAGCTCCTAGGCTGAACACTACCTCCTAGGCTGAGCACTTGTTCCTAGGCTGAACACTAGGTCCTAGGCTGAACACTTGCTCCTAGGCTGAACACTTGCTCCTAGGCTGAACACTTGCTCCTAGGCTGAACACTGCCTCCTAGGCTGAGCACTTGCTCCTAGGCTGAATACTTACTCCTAAGCTGAACACTTGCTCCTAGGCTGAACACTGCCTCCTAGGCTGAGCACTTGCTCCTAGGCTGAATACTTACTCCTAAGCTGAACACTTGCTCCTAGGCTGAACACCAGGTTCTAGGCTGAACACTTCCTcataggctgtgggactgattacctcatcttctaacCCTTTAGTCTTCTGTAgtgtactgataaagtcactggttggcgaaacgtcgacTTAGTAGAGATACCCAGTTGTTAGATATGTTTAATTTGTCAACTTATCGGTACCATACACCTTTGATGttgtttttctctcttcctctctacccACATTCTTACCTCCCTGTTCCTGTCTACCTATATTCTTACCTCCctgttcctgtctacccacattcTTGTCtccctcttcctgtctacccacattcTTGCCTCCCTCTTCCTGTCTACTCACATTCTTGCCTCCCTtttctgtctacccacaacctttcttttCCTGTCTATCCAAAATCTTTCTCACTTCTTTTCACTATTCCAATCCTTCGTATCCACGTTAAATCCATCTTTCTTACGTCCTTATAAACAAAAAATACGTAGGGTTACAGTCCCACCCTCCCTCTGTATTCTAGTGAAGAAGGCTGCTGAgcaggcgaaatgtttcttcaatagAGACaaccaagtgctgcacatgtgtctcaaccaTTAACACATGTTGAACATATGTTTCAGGTGATGGTGTCgggtgttgtggctgtgttgttggtgttgtcatcgGCCCATCCCGGAGCGTCGTCTGAGGTAGGAGGCTTCCGTAGCCAGCGCTCTGCCCATGGTGGCTACGCCAGTGGCTATGGCGGCTATGGAGGCTATAGAGGCGGCTTGGGTTATGGATACGGCGGCTATGGTGGCTATGGCGGCTATGGCAGCGGTTATAGACGTGAATATGGCGACTATAGCATCGGATATGGACTTGGATATGACGGCTATGGCACCGGCTATGGGCTTGGATACGGCAGTGGCTATGGCAGCAGTTATGGCAGTTATGGCAGCGGCTATGACAGCTATGGCAGTGGATATGGATACAGACACTGAAAGATAACTAAAACCAGTAAGTGAAATTCCagaaaataaataatattatttaatgtcattattattattattattattattattattattattattattattattattattattattattattattattattatttattttaaataaacATTTCTAAGCATCAATATGTATGATCAATACTCACCTGGTGTGGTAAAGTTGATGAACAAGGCGAAGATTGATGAGTTGATGACTTTTATTTAGATGGAAGAGGAGTGGACAGCTCTCAGGTGTTGCTCCCACGAGCACAGTAGAAGCGACTGTGGTAAACAGTGGGGAAACACTGTTATAGAGTCAACTCTCTTATAACGGCCTTTTATACAGTGGGATTTTTTGGGTAAATgcgattgaaaaaaaaaattaatggcacGTATATGGAGGTCTTATTTTTAATTGGTGTTCAGTTCTGGATGGTCTCTTAAACCGCGTTTACTACTATCGATTAGTCTTAATAGGAGAATTTGCTTTAAGTACGAAAACACCCAAAAATCGCTCTGGAACCTCGAAATATGCCATAAAAGAAAGTTTTTCTCGGCTGCTCCGTAGATCATCGGCTGGTTAAGTTTACCACAGTGCCTGGAAAGGCTGGGTGAACTGCGCCTTCCTGGACTGTCACAATACCTTCGATGCGACCTCTTTACTGAAGGCTAATCTATTGACCAGACAAAATAGACTGGACTCTtagaatactactactactactactactactactactactaataataataataataataataataataataataatatctttatttctaccagtacatgtacaaggtatacagaccatagctgacatcagtgacatactactatatagaaagcctcttgttatactgagcatttcccgcaaattaggtcagttttgtcccaggatgcgacccacaccagtccactaacacccaggtacccattttatactgatgggtgaacataatcggtgaaaagaaacacgcctagtgtttctaccctcattgggaatcgaacccaggcacTCGCCATGTGAAACCAgagctttagtcaccaggccacggggcaccgggGCACCGGGGCACCGGGTTCTTGAAAAATAAGATATAATTACACTTGTTCCATCTAGTCTGgaattgctgtacattaacagacTCTGTTAACGCAGGAGAAATTACAGACCTTGAGAAAGTACTGAGAACCTTTAACccaaaaataattttaattaacCACTTAAATATATATACTTTCTTCATATTGAATTATAATGTCATTGTATTCTGTTatttaaaattaatatatttttagatagATTAGGATTTTTTATAAATAACTACAGTTTTGTTAAGACAGGATCGTTTAAATTTATTTTAGGCAATAAcccagccaaaaaaaaaaatgagcatcGCACatgatatacactgagaattgtatgtattgtatattgtatgtattgtatattgtatatacacatgactggtggtgtagaggtgacaagcagccttaatgaccatcgtgtagtcaatagactttaaacccccatTAACTGTGTTACAAAGGTCTGAActttgctcacacctctacaacacaattctcctcaaatatttgttaagttataccatgaattaaggaaagatcctggacttcaccttacgaaccAGACAAAgcgaatgtgatagtaattatgtacaaggtagattatagtggaaaaatgaacatgatattagaagacggaggaaatTAGGTGCCTCTTAAGTGGCTCTACCGTTGTGAGTCATCAGAAATCAAACAATGGTAATCCAGTAACATTTATTCAGATTATTAATCCGGTGACAGAGGTACAATAAGGCTCTTGGAAGAGGGggagtgggcctagtagcgaaGAGTGAAGAttcggggctaggagctgtgaatcgacccctgcaatcacaattaggtcaGTACAATGTTAAAAGTAAATGAATCTTTTCCAGCGAAGGAGACACTTCGACTTCGACTGGAGATCTCTGTAAATTACATTTGGAATTAAATACTCGACTACCATAATTTTATCTTTCGATTACTAGAAAAATTATTTGTGTATGTGAACCGGAAAATATTGGGGCAGAGGGCAAGGGGAATTAGAAGGGATAAATATCTAGCAATGGATGGGATTTTAGGGGAAATTGTTCTCACAGTGGGCTAAGGTCACCAGAGGGTCCCATAAGGATCGGTACTAGCCCCATTCATAGGACTAATTTATGAAAATAAGTTGCCAGAACGCAAAACACaaaggcatacacacacacacacacacagctgtgactcgccccccgcaaccacaactaggtgagtacaagatattacaagaaccccaatggaaataagtcactttgactttttttgggttatcctgggtaagttacacatatgttactatgtatgttaatttgtgtaactatatttatgtgtacctgtacctcaataaacttacacgcagtgtgtgtgtgtgtgtgtgtgtgtgtgtgtgtttgtgtgtgtgtgtgtgtgtgtgtgtatgtgtgtgtgtgtgggtgtgtactcacctatttgtactcacctatttgtggttgcaggggtcgagtcttagctcctggccccgcctctgcgtgtgtgtgtgtgtgtgtgacggatCATAGAGAATGGGATAATAGGGCTCGATACGGCCTGAGCCgtcagtagccctataaaccACCAACACAATGACCTCTGGAAAGTGATGGAACAGAGACGTGACAACAAGATAAAGAAAGGTCATTCTTCGTCTTACCATGACCAGTCTAGACGCTATCGTCCGTATCCATGTACACGGCCGTACACGTATCCATCCCTGAAGCCTCCATATCCTCCATATCCGGCACCATATCCAAACCCACCAAATCCACCCGTGCTTCCGTAGATGCCATATGGTCTGCCATATCCACCAAAGCCGCTGCCAAATCCATATCCATATCCATATCCACCATATGGGCCTCCGTAGCCGCCAAAGCCACCGTATCCACCGTaaccaccatatccaccatatCCAATATGGCTCACACTGTAGCTACGACCACCATGGGTTATATCGATGGTACCCAGagccagcaccatcaacaccatcacctgcAAACAACAGTCATTACCACATCAATACAGCATCATAACATCAACACAATATAGTCATGAATGGCTGCTACATCTGTATTACAGAAAGAGGCTCTATTAGGACGaagtttcgccctgtgtagagtaAAACGTTGTCCCAGTTAAAGAGTGTTCCAGCAATGTGTGACATTCTCACCAGAATTAAATGGTATATATAAAAGGATTCGTTATCCTTTCGTTGTGGCTTCAGTAACTTTTTTACTCGAGTGTGACGCTCTCAGCTGGCCTCAAGAGAGCACCAGCTGGCCTCAACACAAATGGTATCAACAGAACACCAGCTGTTGATCAGTGTCtgtgtcactcacagctgtggAGACCATCTTGGTCAGGTGCAGAAGTCCTCTTGTCAGGGAGTAACAGTTGACACTGTCCGCCAGCCGTCACTGCCACCTTATATACCGTCAATGGCTTACCTAACTACTGTAAATAACCACAAATTACCAACTACTTCATCACAGGTGTGCAATATTGCATCTACGGATGCGATAATGGGTTAGGATAGCCTCTCTAATTTTTAGGGTGGACCGactagtatctctctctctctctcttagtatataacttttacacacacacacacaccagtcgtcTCCCACCTTGGCtgggtgaccagaaaaagaaatattttcaggaatcttttcttctttttacacttagtaatttatacatgagTAACGGGTTTCGAGCCTCTTGCTCTCGGCCTCTTagccgcctcttacgacacgcatggcttacgggggaAGGATTCTTCCCCCGTCAAGCATTCGTGTCGTAAGAACTATTTTCACACATCTCTCCCCGCAGCGCCGTATGACTCTTGCGGGCTTAGCgcttaatttaataataatattacaataatattaattattttgaataataataataataataataataataataataataataataataataataataataataataataataataataataataataataataaagggttgttgaggtggttcggacatgtagagagaatggagcgaaacagaatgacttcaagagtgtatcagtctgtagtggaaggaaggcggggtaggggtcggcctaggaaaggttggagggagggggtaaaggagttttcgtgtgcgaggggcttggacttccagcaggcgtgcgtgagcgtgtttgataggagtgaatggagacgaatggtttttaatacttgacgtgctgttggagtgtgagcaaagtaacatttatgaaggggttcagggaaaccggcaggccggacttgagtcctggagatgggaagtacagtgcctgcactctgaaggaggggtgttaatgttgcagtttaaaaactgtagtgtaaagcacacttttggcaagacagtgatggagtgaatgatggtgaaagtttttctttttcgggccaccctgccttggtgggaatcggccagtgtgataataaataaaataataataaaggggAAAGTGGCAGGTCTCAGGTCCCCGGTGTCTACCATGAACCTGAAGCCCAGCTCTCTGAGGACACCCAAGGCTTGCTCTCCCAGGGGGCCAAGGGTTTCTGATCCTATAGTAACGGAGCGGATATTGGCTAGCTAGGTCCCTATACTTGCTGAGTTTATGTGTAAGTTCATGTGATCAGCAGCACCGCTCAGCTGACCAGCACTAACTGGGATGCAGGTATAAGGGAGGGTGGGTGTACAAGTAGTCATACACCAATAGTCTGCTGTTCTTCCAGGGGCATTATGTGGTGCCATCATGGCGGCTGGTGGGCATATCTGGGTTACAGGCTAATAAATATAGAGATTCTCTCTTGGCTGGGCACTGGGCTGTGTAGTAAGGTTCATCTTGAAGCTTAGTTCAAACAACGCAGACCATTTTAGCCAGTAACCACCTTGCAACGTTTACTCTTGTTCCTAATGCGAAGAGAGGCAACAAGGTGGAGAGGCACTGCAATGTGAAGGGTTTGTTGCAGAAATTGGAAATGTTGGGAGAAAATCTCCTGAGTAACGTGCAGTCACAGCTTGCACCCTCTAACGTAACTGCAGAAATATTTTCCACGATGTTGCTCTCATAACTGGATTGTTTGTGAGTACAAGTCACAGCTGGTCTGGATGTATGCACTGAAAAGAATCCCACAGGCTAGTGGCACTAGTGTAGCTGGTGTCATCCACCCCTGCCAGCTTGAATATATTCTTTGGTAGAATTTACTTCGCCAGTTTATTGGATCTAttagagaaaaaaaaagtttgcAAGGCAATCTGAGAGGCTGTACATGTACCCAGTCCCACTACTCTGGCAGGAAGTGTAGCTTGCTCCCACTGTGATTCGTCCAGGGAAAAGTTCAGCCCTTTTTCCTAGCTTGAACTTTAGAAGAATATCGTGTTCTCTCATTTGGGGCTGCCAATGAATGGAGAGCATTTAAAAAAAAGGTAGGTTAGGGACAGAAATTTGGGGAGGAGATAGAAGGCATCATGGGTGTCAATGTTACATATCCTGGTTTCCATACTTTTAAAgccatggattttttttttatagaatttCACCAATAGCCTTAAACCCAAGTGGAGGACCAAGGAGAGTATGAATGACTTTGACTCCTAGCAGCTGTGACTTGTTCACTGGTGTGTTGACTGGAGACACCAGTTCACATTTCAGTGGGTTTAGGAAGAAACCTAGAGTGCCTCCTTGTTCTTGGATAATTCAGATATCTTTCAGTAGGAATTCTGTGGTTTTTGACCAGGGTGCCGTCATAAAGAGCCGGATGTTAACCCAACTAGCCAGGGGTTCACTGTGACCATGTTGATGGCTAGATAGAAAGGAGAGGGCGAGAAAGGGTCACCCTTGTGGACACCTTCACGTGAGTCAGTCTCCTCCTCTCCAACGAGCATTTCTATCCACTATTACAGCAAGTGTAGATGAATGAACCAACTTGttcggtaaaaggacacatgtcggtaattctaccaacattaatacaatgaaCCAACTGCAGCAAAATCATCATGTAGAACTGTGAGTTTAGCGACCCTTATTTAAATCAAGGAAAGGCTAAAAAGTTGTAGTGGTTTCGTACTGTCCGTGGAATAAAAGGTGTTCAGGTTTAATCAAAGGAACGGGAGGACAAGTTTAgtactttggatcaagagcctatcAAGTATTCATTATAATCAGGGTAGTTTTTCCAGCTAGTTCCACCTGAAAACGCGAAAACTTCTGTTTTTATAATAAAAACAGTACACTAGCATCTAGTCACATATTTACATCCACACAGTAAGGGACAACATACATATTTTTAGATAATACAGAGGGAAACAAAAATAAACCTTATTATTTCTAAATTTATTTATCGTAAGCCATTTAAGATTGACTGTGAGGCTCCCTTATATACCACAGTGCAGCTCTGAGGAAGAAAAATACACTCATTGTACActggtatataataattataggagatatgaaatatttcttcagaTATAGGGGGAAATTATTTAGAGGAAGGTTCATTAACTCAATTACGAGCCAAGTTGAATGCAGATGTATGTTGTGTTTATCTTGTAAAAGTTGGATGTGTGCTACGAGGGGAACTGTGAGAGGAGTTTGAGTATATTTTTTTTGTCATGTCCGGTaaaagcagacggaggatcaagcctgcaccacgtcttgcgctgaatgaccagCATGGGATTAGCGTTTAACATGAATTAATCATTTTAATTTACGTACTGTAAGACGTCAATAttagtcttcccagctcacctggCTTCAACTTCAGCGTCCGTAGCCAAATCCGTATCCGCGTCCGAAGCCAAATC is a window from the Cherax quadricarinatus isolate ZL_2023a chromosome 68, ASM3850222v1, whole genome shotgun sequence genome containing:
- the LOC128697649 gene encoding neuropeptide-like protein 31, whose translation is MVSTAVMVLMVLALGTIDITHGGRSYSVSHIGYGGYGGYGGYGGFGGYGGPYGGYGYGYGFGSGFGGYGRPYGIYGSTGGFGGFGYGAGYGGYGGFRDGYVYGRVHGYGR